The DNA region TTATAAACTGATGTTTTTGTTCCAAAGTAAGGAGTGAGCTCGTTTGTTACGGTTAcattcaaaatattttacaataacCATGAAGTTCGTTATCATATCTGATTTAACTTATCTTAAGTAGTTACACAGTAATGGAATTCATGTTAAGTGTTTCTTCACATTTGTGTCTCGTCTGTTAAACTCATCTGTGTCCTAATGTGTTATTGCTGCTCTAAACTCACGACTTTAAATCCAGATTATATTAAGATGTCATGTTATTTCAAAAAAATGTTACATTCCAAACAATATTATAAAGCCTATTTAAAAATCACTATCTCCCAACCAAGAATAAATCTTTTTGTTCCGTAAATGTCACACACATGCACACCTTCATAATACTTGCAAGAATTAAAATTAGTAGCTGGTTGACGTTAAGCATCTAGTGGATAAATGTCAAATGGCTTATGTCGGTTTCTAGTGTTGATGATTATACGTAGATGAATATTCAGATACTCTAACAGTAATGTTTCAATTTTAGCAAAACTTGAGTCTTTAATTCTGTTGTTAGTCACTccgaaaataaatattttgtttagttttggATAATACAAAGCATACTATATTAGCGAACTAACTTTTCAAAACATTATAGCCTGTCAGTAAAATGTTAAACTATATTTTATTCACTCAGTAGATTATTATGATAAGTGTGATAGATAAGTGTTTGTGTTTAACTGAGTGAGTAAATAATGAGAAAAGACAAAATGGTGTTCTGTTTACTTGGTTCATGTCTTGGTAAATATAAACGAATTAATTCCGTAGCTTATTTAGTGCGGAACGTTATATTTACATTAGAATAAGGAACGTTTCTTTTGTTTAATCATATTATTGTCATTACAAAAACTAAACTTGAGtgacaatatatatttatttatctatattaTATTGGGAGATAACTCTAGTCAGTCCTTTTTTTTCTAACTCTAAAAAGTgtcattatataattaattttaaatatttaggtGTACAGGAAAAAAGGTTGGAACATGTGCAGAATAAGAAAGCGACATTTTAAATGACAAATACAACATTAAACaatgaagaaaagaaaataatgaacaatgGTTAACTAATAGTTAGTTTAATTAATCGTTTAATTAGTTTGGTTTAAGTTTAGGCCAATCGTCATCAGTTGAAATACCACTTGGAATTCGATTTGAATCACTTAGTTTTTGAATGGTTAGTTTTTACTTCACAGTGGTATGAAGTTTTGATACTCTTCAAGACTGAAACCGAAACCTTTAAGTTTCATGACCAGGTTACATTTCAGCCACTGAGTTCAATTATTTATGATTAGTATTATTTTCTGAGGACTAATAAGCTAAAAGTTATTTATCAATTACAAATTCAActgataaattaaattttataccCTATATATAAGACGGACAGGCCGTATGAATCAAAGGAAGTGGTCAGTGAGATTCCCtggtaaaattattttctaactTATGAAGTGGAATAAAACAATGTTTTACGACTAATCATTCACTTTTTATGAGATCAAATGGGCTGGTGGATTAGAATCTTGTGAGTATTTTGGCATAAGTATGAGACAAGCAATAGCATTTATCGTTGATAAGAAAAGGTAAGTTATCATTTGTATACAGTCTAAACGTGAAGCTAATTTGCGGTACGGATATGAATTTAATTCTGTGAGGTAGTCAGTGTGGTCGTTATAGCTGCTGTTGATTAATAAGCTTTGTTTATGGCGTTTTCCACACTTGGACGATGGGAAATGGTATGAATCGTGGGGATTTTGATGTCTAGTATATTCTTTACTCAGTTGATAAGTTTGTGCAGCTGCTTCAAATGCTGCATTTATTGCTGCTTGAGCGGCTAACTTAGAATCAATATGATCAAATTCTTCCACTGTTTTTATTGGTAAGTCACTTCGTATATGTTTCCTTGATTTAGCTGTCTCGTAAAAACCAGAAGCATTTTTGTTTGTGTTAAGATTTGATTTCGCCCCATACATTTTTGTTTGAGATGGATTTAGATCTGTTACACCATAATCAGAAGCAATAACACGAGTAGCTGCCAAGGCCGCTGCTGCAGTTGCTGTTACAGTGGTTCGGAATATTCTTTCTGAAGTATCACTATCTACATCATCTGTATCACTGTTTACATCATCGTTTTCGTCATCACTTGGTGAACTTTCAGTTACTGATGGCGCGGCGTATTTGTATGATGGCTTCATTGGATACTTCTGCTTCATTATTTGGTCATATGACATCGGTAAATGTTCTCTCCAAGGAGATCTTTCTGAAACACTGTCTTTCGGTTTGTTTTTTATAAAATgagatttatttgaaaaatcgCTATTACGTAATCTCGGATGGATCATTTTGTATTCATGACATTTCATTATATCTTGTTTATCACTAATAGTACTGTTGTTAATTTCAGTCTTACTATTCTTAAAAGCGTTAATATTATGGATGATATTGGAATTAGCTGATTCTAAAAATTTAGGTCTTGATATCTTATTTACTTGTCCGATTGGACTGTCAGAGTCTGGGTCAATAGGACGATATTTGACATCTGATGTAAAATTTGTTGCATTTAGGATAACTTCTGAATCACAATGGTTTATGAAGTGTCCACTGTCAGGATGGATTGGAAAATAACGGTTTGATTGATTATTACTTTTACCACAAttactgttactattattattattaacggtCTTATTACTTTTACGTGATAACAGTTTTACAGGTTTGCAGTACTTTTTAAAATAGTACTGTTGTCTGGAAATACTCTTCTCAATTAACTGGTCTGTTTGTTGTAATGACGATTTATATTTTGGTTCTTGTCTGTTTGTGTTATTGCGTGGTGTTTTATATCTATcattgtaattatgattttcatGCATGTGTCTATTAACATAAAGGTGTTCAGAGTATGGCTCACTGTTACGTCGTTTACCTTGTCCAGTGCCTGAGATTGCATAAATGAAATCTTGCCAAGTGAGTAGTTCTGTTGATTGGTATAGTTTGTTGTTCATTACAGCAAGTATTGTTGCAATACTTAAGAGGCCAAGCTGATCCAGCAGAAAAATACCTATAAGTGAAAGTAATCGAATGATTTGGTTGATATTTGTTAAGAATGGAAAAGGTTTGAAATCCTCGACCAATAATTAGTTTTTAAACATCATTATATAAATTTAACTGAGTTGTTTAACAGACTAGTCGCTACAATTTTCATCACTCCTCAGTATGAAAGCGTTAGATAGTTCAGTATCATTAGTTATAAACAAAGAAGACGTATTTGCACTTGAAATTGTATATTCgtaagttttatttattgtgAATGTGCTTCTCTATTTCAAAATCTAAAAT from Schistosoma haematobium chromosome ZW, whole genome shotgun sequence includes:
- a CDS encoding hypothetical protein (EggNog:ENOG41KOG3646~COG:S); this encodes MFVINLHKSLKIFLMMNPKYIILLSYVCLTHFSSLMFSHASTESWYIRSRKGVAANVAASASSKTQPVPISTQLTTSGRASTFSYDEPQFTISDSNLRSGSFTAEEKLVAQLLNRGSLTVRPNGYMNQSTNPVHVNITYNVVQILGFSQSEETLSISGWFTMRWTDPRLTWDPEEFSEIQEVSLPTTNLWIPDVGVMNGKASTDFDFSAGVRGRVTVSNDGSVTWLHGAVLDVTCPLDVSFFPFDYQTCFLILVPWQSGEQQLLLQPFTHGSAVDNSYLPNSNVSEWEIQSVHFVRKKYRSDMNVTYQYVSIAIHLKRQPLYFIVLVLVPFSMLSALACLIFTLDDTGDRLSVALSLVLSMTMYVVIVSTNAPRSMRTLPVLGIFLLDQLGLLSIATILAVMNNKLYQSTELLTWQDFIYAISGTGQGKRRNSEPYSEHLYVNRHMHENHNYNDRYKTPRNNTNRQEPKYKSSLQQTDQLIEKSISRQQYYFKKYCKPVKLLSRKSNKTVNNNNSNSNCGKSNNQSNRYFPIHPDSGHFINHCDSEVILNATNFTSDVKYRPIDPDSDSPIGQVNKISRPKFLESANSNIIHNINAFKNSKTEINNSTISDKQDIMKCHEYKMIHPRLRNSDFSNKSHFIKNKPKDSVSERSPWREHLPMSYDQIMKQKYPMKPSYKYAAPSVTESSPSDDENDDVNSDTDDVDSDTSERIFRTTVTATAAAALAATRVIASDYGVTDLNPSQTKMYGAKSNLNTNKNASGFYETAKSRKHIRSDLPIKTVEEFDHIDSKLAAQAAINAAFEAAAQTYQLSKEYTRHQNPHDSYHFPSSKCGKRHKQSLLINSSYNDHTDYLTELNSYPYRKLASRLDCIQMITYLFLSTINAIACLILMPKYSQDSNPPAHLIS